Proteins from a genomic interval of Mustela lutreola isolate mMusLut2 chromosome 4, mMusLut2.pri, whole genome shotgun sequence:
- the ZNF775 gene encoding zinc finger protein 775 isoform X2 — MECGLAGASTGDGLVMKVKQEKPERLLQTLGPQAVLSEKDKENIFRQQHRGLPPCQTMGKPRALGGQEETGGPRWAPPAEQATGLASRALPAGEGHFVCLDCGKRFSWWSSLKIHQRTHTGEKPYPCSKCGKSFSQKPNLARHQRHHTGERPFCCPECARRFSQKQHLLKHQKTHSRPATHSCPECARCFRHQVGLRIHQRAHARDRQGARAGLQELLRDAAARRGYRLRPGPPRGRPEWAWLGLCQGWWRQAGARAVIAAAAGTGEQRQFICNECGKSFTWWSSLNIHQRIHTGERPYPCPECGRRFSQKPNLTRHLRNHTGERPHPCPHCGRSFRQKQHLLKHQRTHLPGAQAASCPSCGQSCPSRAALRAHQRAHAAPATEPPLPGPALRDAAPHSEPPPEASSGLSAPPQPSRDPQPARGPGGVPWGRARAGLSAPGEPRQFICNECGKSFSWWSALTIHRRIHTGERPYPCPECGRRFSQKPNLTRHRRNHTGERPYLCPACGRGFSQKQHLLKHQRVHRGALAPTAGAKDQAH, encoded by the coding sequence GAGATGGGCTGGTGATGAAGGTCAAGCAGGAGAAGCCGGAGCGGTTGCTGCAGACGCTGGGGCCGCAGGCCGTGCTTTCCGagaaggataaagaaaacatCTTCCGGCAGCAGCATCGGGGCCTCCCGCCATGCCAGACCATGGGGAAGCCTCGGGCCTTGGGGGGACAGGAGGAGACTGGGGGTCCACGGTGGGCCCCTCCCGCTGAGCAGGCCACGGGGCTGGCAAGCCGGGCTCTTCCTGCCGGCGAGGGTCACTTCGTGTGCCTGGACTGCGGGAAGAGGTTCAGCTGGTGGTCGTCGCTGAAGATCCACCAGCGCACCCACACCGGGGAGAAGCCGTACCCGTGCAGCAAGTGTGGCAAGAGCTTCAGCCAGAAGCCCAACCTGGCACGCCACCAGCGGCACCACACAGGGGAGCGGCCCTTCTGCTGCCCCGAGTGCGCGAGGCGTTTTAGCCAGAAGCAGCACCTGCTCAAGCACCAGAAGACCCACTCGCGGCCCGCCACCCACTCGTGCCCCGAGTGCGCGCGCTGCTTCCGCCACCAGGTGGGCCTCCGCATCCACCAGCGCGCGCACGCCCGGGACCGCCAGGGCGCCCGCGCGGGGCTGCAGGAGTTGCTGCGGGACGCAGCCGCCCGCCGGGGCTATCGCCTGCGGCCCGGGCCGCCGCGGGGCCGCCCCGAGTGGGCCTGGCTGGGGCTCTGCCAGGGCTGGTGGCGCCAGGCGGGGGCCCGGGCCGTGATCGCCGCCGCCGCGGGGACAGGCGAGCAGCGCCAGTTCATCTGCAATGAGTGCGGCAAGAGCTTCACGTGGTGGTCGTCCCTGAACATCCACCAGCGCATCCACACGGGCGAGCGGCCCTACCCATGCCCGGAGTGCGGCCGCCGCTTCAGCCAGAAGCCCAACCTCACGCGCCACTTGCGCAACCACACGGGCGAGCGGCCGCACCCCTGTCCGCACTGTGGCCGCAGCTTCCGCCAGAAGCAGCACCTGCTCAAGCACCAGCGCACGCACCTGCCCGGCGCCCAGGCGGCGAGCTGCCCCAGCTGCGGCCAGAGCTGCCCGAGCCGCGCCGCGCTGCGGGCCCACCAGCGCGCACACGCCGCCCCCGCCACCGAGCCGCCGCTCCCCGGGCCCGCCTTGCGGGACGCGGCGCCACACTCCGAGCCGCCTCCCGAAGCGTCCTCGGGCCTGTCGGCGCCGCCACAGCCATCGCGGGACCCCCAGCCGGCCCGGGGTCCAGGGGGTGTGCCTTGGGGCCGGGCGCGGGCCGGCCTGAGCGCGCCGGGCGAGCCTCGCCAGTTCATCTGCAACGAGTGCGGCAAGAGCTTCTCGTGGTGGTCGGCGCTCACCATCCACCGGCGCATCCACACCGGCGAGCGGCCCTACCCGTGCCCGGAGTGCGGCCGCCGCTTCAGCCAGAAGCCCAACCTGACGCGCCACCGGCGCAACCACACGGGCGAGCGGCCCTACCTGTGCCCCGCGTGTGGCCGTGGCTTCAGCCAGAAGCAGCACCTGCTCAAGCACCAGCGCGTGCACCGTGGCGCCCTGGCGCCCACCGCCGGCGCCAAGGATCAGGCACATTAG
- the ZNF775 gene encoding zinc finger protein 775 isoform X3 codes for MKVKQEKPERLLQTLGPQAVLSEKDKENIFRQQHRGLPPCQTMGKPRALGGQEETGGPRWAPPAEQATGLASRALPAGEGHFVCLDCGKRFSWWSSLKIHQRTHTGEKPYPCSKCGKSFSQKPNLARHQRHHTGERPFCCPECARRFSQKQHLLKHQKTHSRPATHSCPECARCFRHQVGLRIHQRAHARDRQGARAGLQELLRDAAARRGYRLRPGPPRGRPEWAWLGLCQGWWRQAGARAVIAAAAGTGEQRQFICNECGKSFTWWSSLNIHQRIHTGERPYPCPECGRRFSQKPNLTRHLRNHTGERPHPCPHCGRSFRQKQHLLKHQRTHLPGAQAASCPSCGQSCPSRAALRAHQRAHAAPATEPPLPGPALRDAAPHSEPPPEASSGLSAPPQPSRDPQPARGPGGVPWGRARAGLSAPGEPRQFICNECGKSFSWWSALTIHRRIHTGERPYPCPECGRRFSQKPNLTRHRRNHTGERPYLCPACGRGFSQKQHLLKHQRVHRGALAPTAGAKDQAH; via the coding sequence ATGAAGGTCAAGCAGGAGAAGCCGGAGCGGTTGCTGCAGACGCTGGGGCCGCAGGCCGTGCTTTCCGagaaggataaagaaaacatCTTCCGGCAGCAGCATCGGGGCCTCCCGCCATGCCAGACCATGGGGAAGCCTCGGGCCTTGGGGGGACAGGAGGAGACTGGGGGTCCACGGTGGGCCCCTCCCGCTGAGCAGGCCACGGGGCTGGCAAGCCGGGCTCTTCCTGCCGGCGAGGGTCACTTCGTGTGCCTGGACTGCGGGAAGAGGTTCAGCTGGTGGTCGTCGCTGAAGATCCACCAGCGCACCCACACCGGGGAGAAGCCGTACCCGTGCAGCAAGTGTGGCAAGAGCTTCAGCCAGAAGCCCAACCTGGCACGCCACCAGCGGCACCACACAGGGGAGCGGCCCTTCTGCTGCCCCGAGTGCGCGAGGCGTTTTAGCCAGAAGCAGCACCTGCTCAAGCACCAGAAGACCCACTCGCGGCCCGCCACCCACTCGTGCCCCGAGTGCGCGCGCTGCTTCCGCCACCAGGTGGGCCTCCGCATCCACCAGCGCGCGCACGCCCGGGACCGCCAGGGCGCCCGCGCGGGGCTGCAGGAGTTGCTGCGGGACGCAGCCGCCCGCCGGGGCTATCGCCTGCGGCCCGGGCCGCCGCGGGGCCGCCCCGAGTGGGCCTGGCTGGGGCTCTGCCAGGGCTGGTGGCGCCAGGCGGGGGCCCGGGCCGTGATCGCCGCCGCCGCGGGGACAGGCGAGCAGCGCCAGTTCATCTGCAATGAGTGCGGCAAGAGCTTCACGTGGTGGTCGTCCCTGAACATCCACCAGCGCATCCACACGGGCGAGCGGCCCTACCCATGCCCGGAGTGCGGCCGCCGCTTCAGCCAGAAGCCCAACCTCACGCGCCACTTGCGCAACCACACGGGCGAGCGGCCGCACCCCTGTCCGCACTGTGGCCGCAGCTTCCGCCAGAAGCAGCACCTGCTCAAGCACCAGCGCACGCACCTGCCCGGCGCCCAGGCGGCGAGCTGCCCCAGCTGCGGCCAGAGCTGCCCGAGCCGCGCCGCGCTGCGGGCCCACCAGCGCGCACACGCCGCCCCCGCCACCGAGCCGCCGCTCCCCGGGCCCGCCTTGCGGGACGCGGCGCCACACTCCGAGCCGCCTCCCGAAGCGTCCTCGGGCCTGTCGGCGCCGCCACAGCCATCGCGGGACCCCCAGCCGGCCCGGGGTCCAGGGGGTGTGCCTTGGGGCCGGGCGCGGGCCGGCCTGAGCGCGCCGGGCGAGCCTCGCCAGTTCATCTGCAACGAGTGCGGCAAGAGCTTCTCGTGGTGGTCGGCGCTCACCATCCACCGGCGCATCCACACCGGCGAGCGGCCCTACCCGTGCCCGGAGTGCGGCCGCCGCTTCAGCCAGAAGCCCAACCTGACGCGCCACCGGCGCAACCACACGGGCGAGCGGCCCTACCTGTGCCCCGCGTGTGGCCGTGGCTTCAGCCAGAAGCAGCACCTGCTCAAGCACCAGCGCGTGCACCGTGGCGCCCTGGCGCCCACCGCCGGCGCCAAGGATCAGGCACATTAG